Within the Malus sylvestris chromosome 4, drMalSylv7.2, whole genome shotgun sequence genome, the region ggcttttatacaaagccattcgtccccaatcaaaaccaagtgcaaaccgccccaccaacctcaggtacgtctttggataatgatcaagttgttaagttacttactactttgacgcaggaagtacaaactcaaaataaggagagacaaatccaagacaaacgggtggataatttggagaagcaaatgggtcaaattgccgagtttatggggcaaattagagagCAAGGtagattgcctagttcaaccgttgtgaacccgaagggaggatttgaaaccgctaaggccatcatgttgagaagtggtaaacaggttggagcggactcaaatacatccaaatcaagtcaagacgaggaggacaagATGCTGAAAGAGGAAGCACAGGGAGCAAAgcccacggccaaggatgaccaaaCCTTGCCGCCACCACCTAGTCCTCCTAAACCGTCcccaaccaccaaggtaagtcccaattcgactttttctagttctattccactaaatgtgccctttcctggcaggtttaggcaatcaaagaaggaagaagccgagaaggatattctagagacctttcggaaagttcaagtcaatatcccgctccttgatgcgattaagcaagtcccgaggtatgctaagttcttaaaagaactttgtacaacaaggagaaggatttcgaacaaagaggtggtccaagtaagtgaaaacgtctctgctgtgttacaaaggaaattaccccctaaatgcaaagatccgggtagttttacaattccgtgcgttattggtaatactaagtttgaacaatgcatgttagacttaggggcttcgattaatgtcatgccatactcgatttatgcatctatgaacttaggtgagcttaaaaatgatggtgtgataattcaattagccgatcgttctaatgcatacccaaagggtgttttggaagatgttttggtgcaggttggtaatttgatttttccagcggacttttacgtgcttgacatggaggattcaccccattctaccccattgccgattctattagggaggcccttcatgaaaacagcccgcaccaagatagatgtttttaaaggaactttaacgatggaatttgatggggaagtcattgattttaatctttctgaaagtattaaatttcctaaggacgatcattcttgcttttctattgatataattgatgatttggcgcaggattttctcgattgtttggagagggatacacttgaaacgacaattgcacaaggaattgggcacaaaaatggtgttgccgtgcctagaagtgaggatgaggccgagatagtggctgcccttgagtcactccctcaacaccatggtaagccttctaacccaatttcaattccagtttccactaataagatgttaccctcagtgattcaggcacccgtacttgagcttaaaccgttacccgatcatttaaagtacgtttttctgggagacaacgagacattgcccgtcattgtctcttcatcactcacggccatagaggaggagaagttgatccgagtgttgaaagagcacaagacggccattgggtggactttggccgatattaggggaattagccccactacgtgcatgcatcgcatacttttagaggagggggctaaaccaactcgagaggctcagcgccgtctcaaccctccaatgatggaagttgtgaaaaaggagattatcaaacttcttgattgtggagtgatttatccgatctctgatagtcgttgggtgtcaccggtgcaatgtgttccaaagaagtccggagtgaccgtggtaaagaatgccgagaatgagcttgtgccaacccgtatccaaacaggttggcgagtgtgcattgattataggaagctcaacgccaccacaaggaaggaccacttccctttgccattcattgatcaaatgcttgaaaggttagccggtcattctttttattgtttccttgatggttattctagatataatcagattgtcatagcgccggatgaccaagaaaagacaactttcacatgcccctttggtacttttgcttatcgtcgcatgccttttgggttatgcaatgctccggccacatttcaaaggtgtatggtgagtatcttttcagattttgtggaaaagattattgaggtatttatggatgatttcagtgtgtttggtgattcatttgatggatgtttggaaaatctcacactaattttgaaacgatgtgtagaaactaacctagtgcttaattgggaaaaatgtcactttatggttagacaaggcatagttctagggcatattgtttcagaaagaggaattgaagtggataaatcgaaaatagatcttgtacgctacttaccctctcctactttggttcgagaggttcgttcgtttcttggtcatgcaggattttataggcgatttatcaaggacttctccaagatctctaatcctctttgccgtctcctccagaaagatgtggcgtttgacttcaacaaggagtgtgagaaggcgttcaatcacctaaaggacatgctaacttcggcccctatcataattccaccggattggagccttccttttgagcttatgtgcgacgcttccgattatgcattaggagctgttttggggcaaaggaagcacaagaggccgcatgctatctattatgcctctcggactttaaatgatgcacaattgaattattccaccactgaaaaagaacttctagctgttgtatttgctttagataaattccgttcttatttgcttggtactaaagttattatttatactgaccatgcagcattgaagtatttgttcaccaagaaggaggccaaaccacgactcattcgttggatgcttcttctccaagagttcgatatcgaaatccgggacaagaagggaagtgaaaacgtggtggctgaccacttgagccgtatggtacatgaggaggatgccgtacctatcatggagacattcccagatgagcaactgatgtccgtcaaggtaagtgaaccgtggtatgctgatttggtgaattatttggtgtctaaacatgttcctagtgaattacttaaacaccaaggtgataaattgaagaaagaggcacggttttatgtgtgggatgacccgtatttatggaaatattgccctgatcaagttatacgtaggtgtgtgcacgattctgagtttaatgctattctaacattttgtcacacttatgcttgtgggggacactttggcactaatagaacagcacttaaggtattagaatgtggtttctattggcctaccatctttagggatgctagaacattttgcatgtcttgtgatagatgccaaagaacgggcaatataggtcctaaacaacaaatgccgcaaacccccatttttagtgttgaaatatttgatgtttggggtattgattttatgggtccctttccttcgtcacatggatttctttatatattacttgctgtggattatgtgtcgaagtgggtggaagcaaaagccacccgaactaatgattctcgagtggttgcagattttgtgaaaactaacatttttgcaaggttcggaatgccacgcgtgctcatcagtgatggaggctcccatttttgtaatcgaaccatcgaggcgttgctcaagaaatacaatgtcacgcataaggtggccacaccttatcatcctcaaacgagcgggcaagccgaggtttcgaatagggaaatcaagcaaattcttgagaagaccgtggggcctacgaggaaggattggagtttgcgtttaaacgatgcattgtgggcgtatcgcactgcctacaaaacccccattgggatgtcaccttttcggctcatctatgggaagccatgccatcttcccgtcgagttagagcatcgtgcacactgggccgtcaaaacgtttaacatggaccttgatgccgcaggtttacataggaagctccaatt harbors:
- the LOC126618134 gene encoding uncharacterized protein LOC126618134 — protein: MGQIAEFMGQIREQGRLPSSTVVNPKGGFETAKAIMLRSGKQVGADSNTSKSSQDEEDKMLKEEAQGAKPTAKDDQTLPPPPSPPKPSPTTKVSPNSTFSSSIPLNVPFPGRFRQSKKEEAEKDILETFRKVQVNIPLLDAIKQVPRYAKFLKELCTTRRRISNKEVVQVSENVSAVLQRKLPPKCKDPGSFTIPCVIGNTKFEQCMLDLGASINVMPYSIYASMNLGELKNDGVIIQLADRSNAYPKGVLEDVLVQVGNLIFPADFYVLDMEDSPHSTPLPILLGRPFMKTARTKIDVFKGTLTMEFDGEVIDFNLSESIKFPKDDHSCFSIDIIDDLAQDFLDCLERDTLETTIAQGIGHKNGVAVPRSEDEAEIVAALESLPQHHGKPSNPISIPVSTNKMLPSVIQAPVLELKPLPDHLKYVFLGDNETLPVIVSSSLTAIEEEKLIRVLKEHKTAIGWTLADIRGISPTTCMHRILLEEGAKPTREAQRRLNPPMMEVVKKEIIKLLDCGVIYPISDSRWVSPVQCVPKKSALFVFVATLAFTMLQLVGASLMVKEIRRPARPPCPSLDAAAESSWK